In one window of Burkholderia sp. NRF60-BP8 DNA:
- a CDS encoding GbsR/MarR family transcriptional regulator produces the protein MELTPIAERFILHWGEMGSRWGVNRTVSQIHALLYLAGRPVAADEIAETLNVARSNVSTSLKELQAWRLAKVVHVLGDRRDHFETSTDIWELFKLIVEGRRQREIEPTLTVLRECLTNPDIANESRETEQRIRDTLQFVETLTTWSDEMLRLKPDTLMKALGIGAKISQTVRRKPSK, from the coding sequence ATGGAACTCACACCGATTGCCGAACGATTCATTCTTCACTGGGGCGAAATGGGCTCGCGGTGGGGCGTCAACCGTACTGTCTCGCAGATTCACGCGCTGCTCTACCTGGCCGGACGGCCGGTTGCGGCCGACGAGATCGCCGAGACGCTCAACGTCGCACGCTCCAACGTCAGCACGAGCCTGAAGGAGCTGCAGGCGTGGCGGCTCGCGAAGGTCGTGCACGTGCTGGGCGATCGCCGCGACCACTTCGAGACGTCGACCGACATCTGGGAGTTGTTCAAGCTGATCGTCGAAGGGCGGCGGCAACGCGAGATCGAGCCGACGCTCACGGTGCTGCGCGAGTGCCTGACGAATCCGGACATCGCGAACGAGAGCCGCGAGACCGAACAGCGCATTCGCGACACGCTGCAGTTCGTCGAGACGCTCACGACCTGGTCCGACGAAATGCTGCGGCTCAAGCCCGATACGCTGATGAAGGCGCTCGGCATCGGCGCGAAGATCAGCCAGACGGTCAGGCGCAAGCCGTCGAAGTAA
- the fabV gene encoding enoyl-ACP reductase FabV — MIIKPRVRGFICVTTHPVGCEANVKEQIDYVTSHGPIANGPKKVLVIGASTGYGLAARISAAFGSGADTLGVFFERAGSETKPGTAGWYNSAAFEKFAAEKGLYARSINGDAFSDKVKQVTIDTIKQDLGKVDLVVYSLAAPRRTHPKTGETISSTLKPVGKAVTFRGLDTDKEVIRDVSLEPATQEEIDGTVAVMGGEDWQMWIDALAEAGVLADGAKTTAFTYLGEKITHDIYWNGSIGEAKKDLDKKVLSIRDKLAAHGGDARVSVLKAVVTQASSAIPMMPLYLSLLFKVMKETGTHEGCIEQVYGLLKDSLYGATPHVDEEGRLRADYKELDPQVQNKVVAMWDKVTNENLYEMTDFAGYKTEFLRLFGFEIAGVDYDADVNPDVKIPGIIDTTV, encoded by the coding sequence ATGATCATCAAACCGCGCGTGCGTGGCTTCATCTGCGTGACGACTCATCCCGTCGGCTGCGAAGCCAACGTCAAGGAACAGATCGACTACGTGACTTCGCACGGCCCGATCGCCAATGGCCCGAAAAAGGTGCTCGTGATCGGCGCGTCGACCGGCTACGGCCTCGCCGCCCGGATCTCGGCCGCCTTCGGCTCGGGCGCGGACACGCTCGGCGTGTTCTTCGAGCGCGCCGGCAGCGAAACGAAGCCGGGCACGGCAGGCTGGTACAACAGCGCCGCGTTCGAGAAATTCGCCGCGGAAAAGGGGCTGTATGCGCGCAGCATTAACGGCGACGCCTTCTCCGACAAGGTCAAGCAGGTCACGATCGACACCATCAAGCAGGATCTCGGCAAGGTCGACCTGGTCGTCTACAGCCTCGCGGCGCCGCGCCGCACGCACCCGAAGACGGGCGAAACCATCAGCTCGACGCTCAAGCCGGTCGGCAAGGCCGTCACGTTCCGCGGCCTCGACACCGACAAGGAAGTGATCCGCGACGTGTCGCTCGAACCGGCGACGCAGGAAGAGATCGACGGCACCGTCGCGGTGATGGGCGGCGAGGACTGGCAGATGTGGATCGACGCGCTGGCCGAGGCCGGCGTGCTGGCCGACGGCGCGAAGACCACCGCGTTCACGTACCTCGGCGAGAAAATCACGCACGACATCTACTGGAACGGCTCGATCGGCGAAGCGAAGAAGGATCTCGACAAGAAGGTGCTGTCGATCCGCGACAAGCTGGCCGCGCACGGCGGCGATGCCCGCGTGTCGGTGCTGAAGGCCGTCGTCACGCAGGCCAGCTCGGCGATCCCGATGATGCCGCTGTACCTGTCGCTGCTGTTCAAGGTGATGAAGGAAACCGGCACGCACGAAGGCTGCATCGAGCAGGTGTACGGCCTCCTGAAGGACAGCCTGTACGGCGCGACGCCGCACGTCGACGAGGAAGGCCGCCTGCGCGCGGACTACAAGGAACTCGATCCGCAAGTACAGAACAAGGTCGTCGCGATGTGGGACAAGGTGACGAACGAGAACCTGTACGAGATGACCGACTTCGCCGGCTACAAGACCGAGTTCCTGCGCCTGTTCGGCTTCGAGATCGCAGGTGTCGACTACGACGCGGACGTGAACCCGGACGTGAAGATCCCGGGCATCATCGACACGACGGTCTGA
- a CDS encoding SDR family oxidoreductase produces MKIEGAVVFITGANRGLGLEFAKQALARGARKVYAAARDPASVTLPGVVPVKLDVTDPAAVAAAADAARDVTLLINNAGIARLGSLTDDGAVDALRAHLETNVLGMLAMSRAFAGTLAAHGGGAILNILSVASWVNRPILSGYGVSKSAAWALTNGLRHSLREQHTQVVGLHAGFIDTDLTAGLDVPKATPADVVRQAYDAIEAGAEEVSTDEFTRQVKAALSSGVYLEEPAPR; encoded by the coding sequence ATGAAGATCGAAGGTGCAGTCGTTTTCATCACGGGCGCGAACCGCGGGCTGGGGCTCGAGTTTGCGAAGCAGGCGCTCGCCCGAGGGGCTCGCAAGGTCTATGCGGCGGCGCGCGATCCGGCCAGCGTGACGCTGCCGGGCGTCGTGCCCGTGAAGCTCGACGTGACGGATCCGGCGGCGGTGGCCGCGGCGGCCGATGCCGCGCGCGACGTCACGCTGCTGATCAACAACGCCGGAATCGCGCGGCTCGGCAGCTTGACGGACGACGGTGCGGTCGACGCATTACGCGCTCACCTGGAGACGAACGTGTTGGGGATGCTGGCGATGTCGCGGGCGTTTGCGGGAACCCTCGCGGCGCACGGCGGCGGCGCGATCCTGAACATCCTGTCGGTCGCGAGCTGGGTGAACCGGCCGATCCTGTCGGGCTACGGCGTGTCGAAATCGGCCGCATGGGCGCTGACCAACGGGCTGCGCCATTCGCTGCGCGAGCAGCATACGCAGGTGGTCGGGCTGCATGCCGGCTTCATCGATACCGACCTGACGGCCGGCCTCGACGTGCCGAAGGCCACGCCGGCCGACGTCGTGCGCCAGGCGTACGACGCCATCGAAGCGGGGGCGGAGGAGGTGTCGACCGACGAATTCACGCGGCAGGTGAAGGCCGCGCTGTCGTCGGGCGTCTATCTGGAAGAGCCGGCGCCGCGTTGA
- a CDS encoding TetR/AcrR family transcriptional regulator, with the protein MGVSRQQAAENRSAIVAAAERLFRVRGVDAVGLTELMKEAGFTQGGFYNHFKSKDALVAEVMEKAMRDRADSPSAGNLDAQVAAYLSPAHRDNVEAGCPLSGFAGDAPRLTDTARACYAHGLAAYLDRLERMVATDGATPEQTRRDALAAFSQMVGALMLSRAIAGSDPALADEILDAGRDALTGRRDPATSA; encoded by the coding sequence ATGGGCGTATCCAGACAGCAGGCTGCCGAGAACCGAAGCGCGATCGTCGCGGCCGCCGAGCGGCTGTTTCGCGTGCGCGGCGTCGATGCGGTGGGATTGACGGAGCTGATGAAGGAGGCCGGCTTCACGCAAGGCGGGTTCTACAACCACTTCAAATCGAAAGACGCGCTGGTCGCCGAAGTCATGGAAAAGGCGATGCGCGACCGCGCGGATTCGCCGAGCGCCGGCAATCTCGACGCGCAGGTGGCGGCGTATCTGTCGCCCGCGCATCGCGACAACGTCGAGGCCGGGTGCCCGCTGTCCGGCTTCGCGGGCGACGCACCGCGGCTGACCGATACGGCGCGCGCATGCTACGCGCACGGGCTCGCCGCGTATCTCGATCGACTGGAACGGATGGTGGCGACCGACGGCGCCACGCCGGAGCAGACGCGTCGCGACGCGCTTGCGGCCTTCAGCCAGATGGTCGGTGCGCTCATGCTGTCCCGCGCGATCGCCGGCAGCGATCCCGCGTTGGCCGACGAAATTCTGGACGCGGGGCGGGACGCGCTGACCGGCCGACGCGATCCCGCCACATCGGCGTAA
- a CDS encoding GNAT family N-acetyltransferase, with product MTEPVTVRRVGASEAMACVDALADVLIDCVEGGASVSFMLPIERTTAVAFWTRVAEGVANDERILLVAEDASGRIVGTVQLLTAQPENQPHRADVAKMLVSRHARRQGIAARLMAAADAAARDAGKTVLVLDTVTGGDAERLYERAGWQRVGVVPNYALMPDGALCATTYFHKQLA from the coding sequence ATGACCGAACCTGTTACCGTCCGCCGCGTCGGCGCGAGCGAAGCGATGGCCTGTGTCGATGCGCTGGCCGACGTGCTGATCGATTGCGTCGAAGGCGGCGCATCCGTCAGCTTCATGCTGCCGATCGAGCGGACGACCGCCGTCGCATTCTGGACGCGCGTGGCCGAGGGCGTCGCGAACGACGAGCGCATCCTGCTCGTCGCCGAGGATGCGTCGGGCCGCATCGTCGGCACCGTGCAGCTCCTGACCGCGCAGCCCGAGAACCAGCCGCATCGCGCGGACGTCGCGAAGATGCTCGTGTCGCGACACGCGCGCCGGCAGGGCATCGCCGCGCGGCTGATGGCGGCGGCCGACGCGGCCGCGCGCGATGCGGGCAAGACCGTGCTCGTGCTCGACACGGTGACGGGCGGCGACGCCGAGCGGCTGTACGAGCGGGCCGGCTGGCAACGCGTGGGCGTCGTGCCGAACTACGCGCTGATGCCCGACGGCGCACTCTGCGCGACGACGTATTTCCACAAGCAGCTCGCGTGA
- a CDS encoding ArsR/SmtB family transcription factor — protein sequence MDNIQPGISDVFHALADPTRCAIVSALGHGERTVSALAAPFDMALPSFMKHVAVLERSGLVATRKTGRSRTCALVGSRLTEAEAWLAAQRAQWEARSDRLVEFVERRHQEEQDVRKPRRTR from the coding sequence ATGGATAACATTCAACCCGGCATCAGCGACGTGTTCCATGCCCTCGCCGATCCGACGCGCTGCGCGATCGTCAGCGCGCTCGGCCACGGCGAGCGGACCGTCTCCGCGCTGGCCGCGCCGTTCGACATGGCGCTGCCGTCGTTCATGAAGCATGTCGCGGTGCTCGAGCGCAGCGGCCTCGTGGCGACCCGGAAAACCGGCCGCTCGCGCACCTGCGCGCTGGTCGGCAGCCGGCTGACCGAGGCTGAGGCATGGCTCGCCGCGCAGCGCGCGCAGTGGGAAGCGCGATCCGATCGTCTCGTCGAATTCGTCGAACGCCGTCACCAGGAGGAGCAAGATGTCCGCAAGCCACGTCGAACCCGCTGA
- a CDS encoding SRPBCC family protein has translation MSASHVEPAEAHDLVITRTLRAPRHALWRAWTDPELLKEWWCPKPWTTEVRAFDLRPGGAFHTFMRGPDGGTSDNPGCFLEIVPESRIAFTSMLAGGWRPQAPWLGFTAIVTMADDDAGSRYEARVMHPDAATRERHEALGFFEGWNTCITQLDAFAATLR, from the coding sequence ATGTCCGCAAGCCACGTCGAACCCGCTGAAGCCCACGATCTCGTCATCACGCGCACGTTGCGCGCGCCGCGCCACGCGCTCTGGCGCGCATGGACCGACCCCGAACTGCTGAAGGAATGGTGGTGTCCGAAGCCGTGGACCACCGAGGTACGCGCGTTCGACCTGCGGCCGGGCGGCGCCTTCCATACGTTCATGCGCGGCCCCGACGGCGGCACGAGCGACAACCCCGGCTGCTTCCTCGAAATCGTGCCGGAATCGCGCATCGCGTTCACGTCGATGCTCGCGGGCGGCTGGCGGCCGCAGGCGCCATGGCTGGGCTTCACGGCGATCGTCACGATGGCCGACGACGACGCGGGCAGCCGCTACGAGGCGCGCGTGATGCATCCCGACGCCGCGACGCGCGAGCGCCACGAAGCGCTCGGGTTTTTCGAGGGCTGGAACACCTGCATCACGCAGCTCGACGCGTTCGCCGCCACGTTGCGCTGA
- a CDS encoding SRPBCC family protein, which translates to MLHTHTHSTRVSRHLNAPRGRVYRALLDPHAVEQWKVPDGMTCRVHAYDTREGGALRVSLSYDAPSAGTGKTTARTDTYHGRFVTLVPDRQIVEIDVFETDDPMLRGAMTITITLSDEAGGTRVDAVHDGVPPGVPVADNETGWQMALARLAALVEAG; encoded by the coding sequence ATGTTGCACACGCACACACATTCGACCCGGGTCAGCCGGCACCTGAACGCCCCGCGCGGACGCGTCTACCGCGCGCTGCTCGACCCGCACGCGGTCGAGCAATGGAAAGTGCCCGACGGCATGACCTGCCGCGTGCACGCGTACGACACGCGCGAAGGCGGCGCGCTGCGCGTGTCGCTGAGCTACGACGCGCCGTCGGCCGGCACCGGCAAGACCACCGCGCGCACCGACACCTATCACGGCCGCTTCGTCACGCTCGTGCCGGACCGGCAGATCGTCGAGATCGATGTATTCGAAACCGACGACCCGATGCTGCGCGGCGCGATGACGATCACGATCACGCTGTCCGACGAAGCGGGCGGCACGCGCGTGGACGCGGTGCATGACGGCGTCCCGCCCGGCGTACCGGTCGCCGACAACGAGACCGGCTGGCAGATGGCGCTGGCGCGGCTCGCGGCGCTGGTGGAAGCCGGATGA
- a CDS encoding amidohydrolase family protein: protein MTFSIKRRRLIGATAASLALPAFADTPAHDGAPRMTHSNYLAVRPDWLASALEPALEPDLPIVDAHHHFYERPGWIYMLDDYLQDARSGHNIQASVYMQAQTRYRDSGPAELKPIGETAYVAGVTEPLQHGPVAVAKGIVGHADLRLGERVRDVLEAHVEVGRGRFRGVRHLSTWDADPTLANPLSAVPRGLLLDPAYRAGVAQLAPLGLSYDAWLFFPQLPELFDLAKANPDTRIVVNHCGGVVRIGSYADKRPEVFARWSTSMRTLAQLPNVYVKVGGLGMRINGFDFEKGAKPPSSAQLADAWKPWMMTCIDAFGPGRCMFESNFPVDKGSYAFVNGWNAFKRLTAQAGADERDALFRGTATRVYRLG from the coding sequence ATGACCTTTTCGATCAAACGGCGCCGGTTGATCGGTGCGACCGCCGCATCGCTCGCGCTGCCCGCGTTCGCCGACACGCCGGCCCACGACGGAGCTCCCCGCATGACGCACAGCAACTACCTCGCGGTCCGTCCCGACTGGCTCGCGTCGGCGCTCGAACCCGCGCTCGAGCCCGACCTGCCGATCGTCGACGCGCATCATCACTTCTACGAACGGCCGGGCTGGATCTACATGCTCGACGACTATCTGCAGGACGCACGCTCGGGCCACAACATCCAGGCGTCCGTCTACATGCAGGCGCAGACGCGCTATCGCGATTCAGGCCCGGCGGAACTGAAGCCGATAGGCGAGACGGCCTATGTCGCCGGCGTGACCGAGCCGCTGCAGCACGGCCCCGTGGCCGTCGCGAAAGGCATCGTCGGCCATGCGGACCTGCGGCTCGGCGAACGCGTGCGCGACGTGCTGGAAGCGCATGTAGAAGTCGGGCGCGGGCGGTTTCGCGGCGTGCGGCACCTGAGCACGTGGGATGCCGATCCGACGCTCGCCAATCCGTTGTCGGCAGTGCCGCGCGGGCTGCTGCTCGATCCCGCGTACCGGGCCGGCGTCGCGCAGCTCGCGCCGCTCGGGCTGTCGTACGACGCATGGCTGTTTTTCCCTCAGTTACCCGAATTGTTCGATCTCGCGAAAGCGAACCCGGACACGCGGATCGTCGTCAATCATTGCGGCGGTGTCGTGCGGATCGGCAGCTATGCGGACAAGCGGCCGGAGGTGTTCGCGCGCTGGTCGACGTCGATGCGCACGCTCGCGCAATTGCCGAACGTGTACGTGAAGGTCGGCGGCCTCGGAATGCGCATCAACGGGTTCGATTTCGAGAAAGGCGCGAAGCCGCCGTCGTCGGCGCAGCTCGCCGACGCGTGGAAGCCGTGGATGATGACCTGTATCGACGCATTCGGCCCCGGGCGCTGCATGTTCGAGAGCAATTTCCCGGTCGACAAGGGATCGTATGCGTTCGTGAACGGCTGGAACGCGTTCAAGCGACTGACCGCGCAGGCCGGCGCGGACGAGCGCGACGCGCTGTTCCGCGGCACGGCTACGAGGGTGTACCGGCTCGGCTGA
- a CDS encoding MFS transporter: MTSASPALAADREADASIEQRAVRKAAWRFIPLLALAYFFNYLDRTSVGFAALTMNRDLGLTATQFGWGAGIMFAGYCVFEVPSNLALYRFGARRWLARIMITWGLMAAATALATGPTSFYAIRLLLGIGEAGFFPGVIFFLAVWFPASYRTRVLAWFTVSTPLSSLIGGPLSTWLLQLDGTLGLAGWKWMFIVEGLPACALGFLVLKLLSDSPANAAWLSDDERAALQRAFERDGAAAGRKKRFGVALRDVRVYVLALISFGFTMGSYGIGIWLPQMLKAHGMSTMQTGWLSAVPYFFATVALLWWAKRVDRRGGPVANLAIGLLIGAVALGVSTHFLTLGPALVGITLALIGTIAGRTIFYTLPSRFLSGQAAAGGLALINSIGALGGFAGPYLVGYLKDGFGTFTAGMLGLAIVLAITTLLTLSLYAFDRSE, from the coding sequence ATGACATCCGCTTCCCCGGCGCTGGCCGCCGATCGCGAGGCCGACGCGTCGATCGAGCAACGCGCGGTGCGCAAGGCCGCGTGGCGCTTCATCCCGCTGCTCGCGCTCGCGTATTTCTTCAACTATCTGGACCGCACGAGCGTGGGCTTCGCGGCGCTGACGATGAATCGCGATCTCGGGCTGACCGCCACGCAGTTCGGCTGGGGCGCCGGGATCATGTTTGCCGGCTACTGCGTGTTCGAAGTGCCGAGCAATCTCGCGCTGTACCGCTTCGGTGCGCGCCGCTGGCTCGCCCGGATCATGATCACGTGGGGGCTGATGGCGGCCGCGACCGCGCTCGCGACGGGGCCGACGAGTTTTTACGCGATCCGGCTGCTGCTCGGCATCGGCGAAGCCGGATTCTTTCCCGGCGTGATCTTCTTCCTCGCCGTGTGGTTTCCCGCGAGCTACCGCACGCGCGTGCTCGCGTGGTTCACCGTGTCGACGCCGCTGTCGTCGCTGATCGGTGGCCCGCTGTCGACGTGGCTGTTGCAGCTCGACGGCACGCTCGGACTCGCCGGCTGGAAATGGATGTTCATCGTCGAAGGGCTGCCCGCGTGCGCGCTCGGCTTCCTCGTGCTGAAGCTGCTGTCCGATTCGCCGGCGAATGCCGCGTGGCTGTCGGACGACGAGCGTGCCGCGCTGCAGCGTGCGTTCGAGCGCGACGGCGCGGCGGCCGGCCGCAAGAAGCGCTTCGGCGTCGCGCTGCGCGACGTGCGCGTGTACGTGCTCGCGCTGATTTCGTTCGGCTTCACGATGGGCTCGTACGGAATCGGCATCTGGTTGCCGCAAATGCTGAAGGCACACGGGATGTCGACGATGCAGACCGGCTGGCTGTCCGCGGTGCCTTACTTCTTCGCAACGGTCGCGCTGCTGTGGTGGGCGAAGCGGGTGGACCGTCGCGGCGGTCCGGTCGCGAACCTGGCGATCGGCTTGCTCATCGGCGCGGTGGCGCTCGGCGTGTCGACGCATTTCCTGACCCTCGGGCCGGCGCTCGTCGGCATCACGCTCGCGCTGATCGGCACGATTGCCGGCCGCACGATCTTCTACACGCTGCCGTCGCGCTTCCTGTCCGGCCAGGCCGCGGCCGGCGGGCTGGCGCTGATCAATTCGATCGGCGCGCTCGGCGGCTTCGCGGGCCCCTATCTCGTCGGCTACCTGAAGGACGGCTTCGGCACGTTCACGGCCGGGATGCTCGGCCTCGCGATCGTCCTGGCGATCACGACACTGCTCACGCTGTCGCTGTACGCGTTCGACCGGAGCGAATGA
- a CDS encoding CaiB/BaiF CoA transferase family protein, with protein MNDRQPAAALPYAGVRVIEMTHMVMGPTCGMLLADLGAEVIKIEPIAGDGTRALRGSGAGFFGMFNRNKKSLAVDVKDPRGLEIVRRLVATADVFSENFKSGTMDRLGLGYPALESLNPRLVYVSHKGFLPGPYEHRTALDEVVQMMGGLAYMTGPEGRPLRAGASVNDIMGGMFGAIGAMAALAQRERTGRGQQVQSSLFENNVFLVAQHMMQFAVTGQAASPMPSRISAWAVYDVFSVKDDEQIFLAVVSDTQWALFCDAFGLAALKDDPRLATNNLRVQARDWLLPELRSRLAPYSAAEIGAIFESTGLPYAPITKPQDLFDDPHLLATGGLEAVTLPADASSAGQPVDTRTALLPLTLGGERLRLRSAPPALGQDTCALLGELGYTPDDARALIDAGVVAGPTGTDVAAHGDGPGGAPSANEVASA; from the coding sequence ATGAACGATCGGCAACCGGCCGCCGCGCTGCCGTACGCGGGCGTGCGCGTGATCGAGATGACGCACATGGTGATGGGCCCGACGTGCGGCATGCTGCTCGCGGATCTCGGCGCGGAAGTGATCAAGATCGAGCCGATCGCGGGCGACGGCACGCGGGCGCTGCGGGGTTCCGGCGCGGGCTTCTTCGGGATGTTCAACCGCAACAAGAAGAGCCTCGCGGTCGACGTGAAGGATCCGCGCGGGCTGGAGATCGTGCGGCGGCTCGTCGCGACCGCGGACGTCTTCAGCGAGAACTTCAAGAGCGGCACGATGGACCGGCTCGGTCTCGGCTATCCGGCGCTGGAGTCGCTGAATCCGCGCCTCGTGTACGTGTCGCACAAGGGTTTCCTGCCGGGGCCGTACGAGCATCGCACCGCGCTCGACGAGGTCGTGCAGATGATGGGCGGCCTCGCCTACATGACGGGCCCGGAAGGGCGGCCGCTGCGCGCGGGCGCGAGCGTGAACGACATCATGGGAGGCATGTTCGGCGCGATCGGCGCGATGGCCGCGCTCGCGCAGCGCGAGCGCACCGGCCGCGGCCAGCAGGTGCAGAGTTCGCTGTTCGAGAACAACGTGTTCCTCGTCGCGCAGCACATGATGCAGTTCGCGGTGACCGGGCAGGCCGCGTCGCCGATGCCGAGCCGGATTTCCGCGTGGGCCGTCTACGACGTGTTCTCCGTCAAGGATGACGAACAGATTTTTCTCGCGGTCGTGTCGGACACGCAGTGGGCGCTGTTCTGCGATGCGTTCGGCCTGGCCGCGCTGAAGGACGATCCGCGCCTCGCGACCAACAACCTGCGCGTGCAGGCGCGCGACTGGCTGCTGCCCGAGCTGCGTTCGCGGCTTGCGCCGTACTCGGCCGCGGAGATCGGCGCGATCTTCGAATCGACGGGCCTGCCGTACGCGCCGATCACGAAGCCGCAGGACCTGTTCGACGATCCGCATCTGCTCGCCACGGGCGGCCTCGAAGCCGTGACGCTGCCGGCCGACGCGAGCAGCGCCGGGCAGCCGGTCGACACGCGCACCGCGCTGCTGCCGCTGACGCTGGGAGGCGAGCGCCTGCGGCTGCGCTCGGCGCCGCCCGCGCTCGGCCAGGACACGTGCGCGCTGCTCGGCGAGCTCGGCTACACGCCCGACGACGCGCGTGCGCTGATCGATGCGGGCGTCGTCGCGGGGCCGACCGGCACGGACGTCGCCGCGCACGGCGACGGGCCGGGCGGCGCACCTTCGGCGAACGAAGTGGCGAGCGCATAG
- a CDS encoding hydroxymethylglutaryl-CoA lyase, whose protein sequence is MKVSKNPAVLVSEVGPRDGLQSIKTVMPTAAKLHWITALAAAGLREIEVGSFVPATLLPQMADVREVVAHALAIPGLHVAALAPNLRGAESAFDAGVHKLTLPVSVTEAHSLANIRKTPAQMIDEVRAIVALRDARFPSVQIEAGVSVAFGCTMAGAVSDDETIAMAVAMAECGVDEIGLSDTSGYANPAQVRRLFTRLRREVGDKAGGAHFHNTRGQGLANVVAALDAGVTTIDASQGGLGGCPYAPGATGNIVTEDLVFLLEAMGYDTGIDVDALLAARAILHAALPSDALYGHVPDAGLPKGFRYADGRAPSAVQPEGCVAGVAR, encoded by the coding sequence ATGAAGGTTTCCAAAAATCCGGCGGTGCTGGTCAGCGAGGTCGGGCCGCGCGACGGGCTGCAGAGTATCAAGACCGTGATGCCGACGGCTGCCAAGCTGCACTGGATCACCGCGCTGGCCGCGGCCGGCCTGCGCGAGATCGAGGTCGGGTCGTTCGTGCCGGCCACGCTGTTGCCGCAAATGGCCGACGTACGCGAAGTCGTGGCGCACGCGCTCGCAATTCCCGGTTTGCACGTCGCCGCGCTCGCGCCGAACCTGCGCGGTGCCGAAAGCGCGTTCGACGCGGGCGTCCACAAGCTGACGTTGCCGGTATCGGTGACCGAAGCGCACTCGCTCGCGAACATCCGCAAGACGCCCGCGCAGATGATCGACGAGGTGCGCGCGATCGTCGCGCTGCGCGACGCGCGGTTTCCGTCGGTGCAGATCGAGGCGGGCGTGTCGGTTGCGTTCGGTTGCACGATGGCCGGAGCGGTCTCCGACGACGAGACGATCGCGATGGCCGTCGCGATGGCCGAATGCGGGGTCGACGAGATCGGCCTGTCCGACACCAGCGGTTACGCGAATCCCGCGCAGGTGCGCCGGCTGTTCACGCGGCTGCGGCGCGAAGTCGGCGACAAGGCCGGCGGCGCGCATTTCCACAACACGCGCGGGCAGGGGCTCGCGAACGTCGTCGCGGCGCTCGACGCGGGCGTGACGACCATCGACGCGAGCCAGGGCGGCTTGGGCGGCTGCCCGTATGCGCCGGGCGCCACCGGCAACATCGTCACCGAGGATCTCGTGTTCCTGCTCGAGGCGATGGGATACGACACGGGCATCGACGTCGACGCGCTGCTCGCCGCGCGCGCGATCCTGCATGCGGCGCTGCCGTCCGACGCGCTGTACGGCCACGTGCCCGACGCGGGGTTGCCGAAGGGCTTTCGCTATGCGGACGGCCGCGCGCCATCGGCCGTGCAACCGGAAGGTTGCGTGGCGGGAGTCGCACGATGA
- a CDS encoding IclR family transcriptional regulator: MSRNPADHARDPADPATEEASSGVAVLDRAFAILRAFGPTDDQLSLAELSRRTGLYKSTILRLLVALEHGGFMRKLDDGQYAIGHEPLRLAALYQRSFRVGPVVEPLLETLSRELGETASFYVRQGDVRSVLYRVEPARAVRVSIRVGEEFPVGQGASGKVLLAFTDTQDARWNDVREQLWAASYGERDPETASASVPVFGAAGECVGALTVSGPKSRLAAAPAMTAALAMLLPLAQKATVALGGAGARYDAPAVRDSLARLASSADAAARS, encoded by the coding sequence GTGTCCAGGAATCCAGCAGATCACGCTCGCGACCCAGCCGATCCGGCGACGGAAGAAGCGTCCAGCGGCGTCGCCGTGCTCGACCGCGCGTTCGCGATCCTCCGTGCGTTCGGCCCGACCGACGACCAGCTGTCGCTCGCCGAACTGTCGCGCCGCACCGGGCTGTACAAGAGCACGATCCTGCGCCTTCTCGTCGCGCTCGAGCATGGCGGCTTCATGCGCAAGCTCGACGACGGCCAGTACGCGATCGGGCACGAACCGTTGCGGCTCGCCGCGCTGTACCAGCGCTCGTTCCGCGTCGGTCCGGTGGTCGAGCCGCTACTCGAGACGCTGAGCCGCGAACTCGGGGAAACGGCATCGTTCTATGTGCGCCAGGGCGACGTGCGCTCCGTGCTCTATCGCGTCGAGCCCGCGCGGGCGGTGCGCGTATCGATCCGCGTCGGCGAGGAGTTTCCGGTCGGCCAGGGCGCATCGGGGAAGGTGCTGCTGGCCTTCACCGACACGCAGGACGCCCGCTGGAACGACGTGCGCGAACAGCTGTGGGCCGCGTCGTACGGCGAGCGCGACCCGGAGACGGCATCGGCGTCCGTGCCCGTGTTCGGCGCGGCCGGCGAATGCGTCGGCGCGCTGACGGTGTCGGGCCCGAAGTCGCGGCTCGCCGCCGCGCCGGCGATGACGGCGGCGCTCGCGATGCTGCTGCCGCTCGCGCAGAAGGCGACCGTCGCACTCGGCGGCGCGGGCGCGCGCTACGACGCGCCCGCCGTGCGCGACAGTCTCGCGCGGCTCGCATCGTCGGCGGACGCCGCCGCCCGGTCGTAG